GGGAATATCGATGCCGCTCTCGATAATCGTGGTGCAAACGAGCACGTCCGCCTCGCCGTTCACAAACCGCGCCATGACTTCCTCCAGATCGTCGCTATGCATCTGCCCGTGGCCCACGATCACCCGCGCGCTGGGAACCAGCGATTGGATTCGGAGGGCGACGCGATCAATGTCGTCCACCCGATTGTGCAGATAAAAGACCTGGCCCTGGCGATTGAGTTCGCGTTGGATCGCGTCGCGGATCAAGCGCTCGTCGTATTTCGCGACGAGCGTCTGCACGGGAAGGCGATCCTGAGGCGGCGTCTCAATGGTGCTCATGTCGCGCGCGCCCGTCAAAGCCAGGTAAAGAGTCCGGGGAATCGGCGTCGCGCTGAGCGTCAAGACATCGACCAGCGTTCGGAGGCGCTTCAACTTCTCTTTGTGCAGCACGCCGAAGCGCTGTTCTTCGTCAATGATGACCAGGCCCAGTTCCTTGAACGAAATATCGTCCTGCAGCAGCCGGTGCGTGCCGATCACGATATCGACGGAGCCATTCGCCACCTGCTCCACGATGCGCTTTTGCTCGCGGCGGCTGCAGAAGCGCGACAGTTGCTCCACCCGCACCGGATAATCCGCCATGCGCTCCCGAAACGTGTTGAAATGCTGTTGCGTCAGGACCGTCGTGGGCACGAGCAGCGCCACCTGCTTTCCGTCCATGACCGCTTTGAACGCGGCGCGCAACGCGACTTCGGTTTTGCCGTAGCCCACGTCGCCGCAGATCAAGCGGTCCATCGGGCGCGGCGTTTCCATGTCCATTTTGCTCTCCAGAATCGCTCGTTCCTGGTCGGGAGTCTCTTCGTACAAGAACGAACCTTCGAATTCCCGCTGCCACGGTGTGTCCGGCGCAAACGCGTGACCCGCCTTCGATTCGCGCGCCGCCTGGATGGCCAGCAAATCCGCCGCCAGATCGCGCACCGCTTCCTCGGCTTGCGCTTTGGCTTTGGCCCAGCGCGTGCCTCCCAGAGTGTTCACAATCGGACGCGCCTTCCCGGCGCCGACGTATTTGCTGACCAGGTGAGCTTCGGTCACCGGGACGTAAAGTTTCGGCGGCGATTGATCCGAATCTCCGGCGGCATATTCGATCACGAGGCACTCTTGTACGGCTGACTGCGCCTCGCGCGCGTGGCCGCCAGACTTTCGTCCGGAGCCGACTGGCAAAACTTTCAAACCCAAGTAGCGCCCGATCCCGTGTTGGAGATGCACAACGTAATCGCCTTCTTCCAACTCGGTGAAGTCGATATCCAACGCGGATCGCGCGGCTGCGGCGTGCGGCGATCGGAGTCGCCGGGGTCGTTGGACTTTGTAGCGTCCGAAGATTTCAGCATCAGTCACGGCGACAACTCTGGCGGTTTCGCATACAAAGCCGCGCGAGAGCGAGCCGAGGTGGGGGGAGAGTTGAGCGTTGCGCGTTGAGCGTTGAGCGTCCGGACCAGGATCGTGGGTTGAGATCTTGACCCCACCCCTTGCCCCGCCCAGGAGGGGAACTTCGTTTTCCGCGCTGGCTTCGCGTTCCCCTCCTGGGCGCGGCGAAGGGGTGGAGTCGTGGCTGGAAGCGGTTTTGCCCGACGAATTCAGGCCGTAATCCTGCCAGATTTCCTGGAACCGCTGGCGCTCGCCTTCGTTGTTGCAGAAGACGTGGACCTGGTAATCCTGCCGGAGCCAGCGGTGCAACTGGTTGAAGAATTCACGACGCTGCGCCTCGGCGACTTGCGGATCGACGCGCCGTTCCGCAATGGGCCGGAAAGCTTCCAGATCGCCAAAGCGCAGCGAGGTCAATTCCGATTCTTGCGCCGAGCGGTCCTGAAGGGCCGTGTCTGCCGAAGGCGATTCTGCGGATGGATCGGATTCTTCGGAAACTTTGGCTTCTTCAGTGACCGCAATCGTCGTCATTCCTCTTTGTTGCGCTTGATCGAGCAGCTCAACCCAATCAATGAAATAAAGGTCGCCAGAAGGAATCTGATCGGCGTAAGTCTGAGCCTGTTCCTCAATCAGGTCTGGTTCGCACAGGAGCCAAATCGCGTTCTGGGGAAGATAGTCGATCAGCGTGGCGAGAGGCGGTTTCGGCATGGCCGCTGGCGCGCCCAAATCTTGCGCCGAAGTCTCGGATGGCCGGGAGCGCTGCCTTGAAGCCGCTTCAACGCGAGCTGACT
This genomic interval from Verrucomicrobiota bacterium contains the following:
- the mfd gene encoding transcription-repair coupling factor, translating into MQTLRRRLERGGVLSFDGISRAAQPFLAALLHRLIPGRPIVVITEGVKTQESFHQDIETWLDGSEGPPRVLFYPAWETLPHEAKLPHADVISERLETLVALSSFAERSRLRAEHESGRASPSRRADQPAWNASESARWGQARPTPKFTGTPPEERQPTPSPLPGGELESANRSSDCTPVIVTNVTALMQRTFAPEAIRARTRVLTRGGRIEPLDLIEWLEDQGYEPEAQVTQKGEIASRGGILDVFPLTSPWPVRVEFFGDELESLRYFDPLTQLSRDQIQSVTLPPAGELGLLQQEAERGVYAASTSPGPAAPGRPGRVESARVEAASRQRSRPSETSAQDLGAPAAMPKPPLATLIDYLPQNAIWLLCEPDLIEEQAQTYADQIPSGDLYFIDWVELLDQAQQRGMTTIAVTEEAKVSEESDPSAESPSADTALQDRSAQESELTSLRFGDLEAFRPIAERRVDPQVAEAQRREFFNQLHRWLRQDYQVHVFCNNEGERQRFQEIWQDYGLNSSGKTASSHDSTPSPRPGGEREASAENEVPLLGGARGGVKISTHDPGPDAQRSTRNAQLSPHLGSLSRGFVCETARVVAVTDAEIFGRYKVQRPRRLRSPHAAAARSALDIDFTELEEGDYVVHLQHGIGRYLGLKVLPVGSGRKSGGHAREAQSAVQECLVIEYAAGDSDQSPPKLYVPVTEAHLVSKYVGAGKARPIVNTLGGTRWAKAKAQAEEAVRDLAADLLAIQAARESKAGHAFAPDTPWQREFEGSFLYEETPDQERAILESKMDMETPRPMDRLICGDVGYGKTEVALRAAFKAVMDGKQVALLVPTTVLTQQHFNTFRERMADYPVRVEQLSRFCSRREQKRIVEQVANGSVDIVIGTHRLLQDDISFKELGLVIIDEEQRFGVLHKEKLKRLRTLVDVLTLSATPIPRTLYLALTGARDMSTIETPPQDRLPVQTLVAKYDERLIRDAIQRELNRQGQVFYLHNRVDDIDRVALRIQSLVPSARVIVGHGQMHSDDLEEVMARFVNGEADVLVCTTIIESGIDIPNANTIIIDRADRFGLSDLYQLRGRVGRYKHQAYAYLLLPRHAALLSDVRKRISAIRQYSSLGSGFKIAMRDLEIRGAGNLLGAEQSGHITAVGFELYCQLLKQSISTLKGEKVKPRVEVQVRLDFLALSPGEEEQSVVSDQWSVIRGEKVESRGHKPVNASQDGAASENLKSAIRNPQSAIRRRSVAYIPFRYIHEARQRIEIYRKLAQVTDKASLDRLRRELVDRFGKLPWAMELLLQVTQLKSLASDRAITSIETKEGKLILTRNADYITLAGKFPRLTKKDARARLTEIKKLLLAL